Part of the Desulfuromonas sp. genome is shown below.
AGCATAATCGATGATGTTCAGTTCCGGGTTCTCGATCTTCTGTTCACCGACATGAACCAGGGTTCCGGGGGCCAGGCCAACTTCTTTTGCTTTTATCTTCAATAATTTGAACATCCGATTCTCCTCAAAAGCAACAGGAGCTTGATATCCTACGGATAAAGTATACTCTTAAACTGACTGAAGAAAGCAGGCGTCGACATGAAACTGAAGCTGATCTCCATTGTCCTGTCAGTGATCCTGATATCACTTTTCGCCCTGCAGAACATTGAACAGGTCGAAGTCACTTTTTTGTTTTGGGGCTTCACCCTGCCGCGTTCACTGCTGATGCTGACCCTGTTCTGTCTCGGCATCCTCTGTGGTATTTCCATTTCCACGATCGCCGGGCACAAAAAACGGCGATAATCAACCCGTTTCTTCTGCTCGACTCCCGCCAGCTGTTTCCCGCTGATGCACCAGTATCGAGGCGATTCGGATCATTCCCAAAACCAGTAAAAGCACGCTGAGAGCTAAAATTGAAGTCGCTTCCAGCTGGTTTTTAAAAAGATTAATCATCACTTCGCGCAGCACAAAAACGATTCCGCCATCAATGATAAATGTTAAACGGATGCGGTTGATATTGAAATATTCGACCAGCGACCGGGATAGCTCGACCAGAACGAAAAGGGTCAGAACATCCGAAATTATTTTATAAAATTCACCGCTGATTCCAGTGCCATTAAAGAGCGCGTAAACCTGATAAAAAAGCCGCCCGACACCGATGATCATCCCGAGCATGATAAAAAGAAGAATAAATGCAAATACAATTTTGACCAGTATGTTAAAATAGTCCTTTAATTTTCCTTCCAATGAACTCCGTTTCACGTTCACCTCGCTTTTTACTCAAGTTATTTCAATTGTGGCCAGAAGTCCTCCGGACCGAGATCGGATTTCAGGTCCTCAACCACCTGTTCGGCATCCGGGTCCCCTTCAAGCATGGCGATATGATAAAGCGCGTCGCCCTGATAGACCAGCGGCTGAATCAGCCGGCCGACAACCAGTCCGGAAACGGGAGCGGTGACCTTTTTTTCTTTTTCGCCAAAAGGATCGGAGACAACTCCGAGATCATCCCCCTTGTTGACATGTCGGCCGACAACCGTCGATTTGATTTGCATACCGCTGATCGGCGCCCGCACCCATTTCGAGGCTGATGATTTGAAGATCGAATGTGAAATCCGGGACGGCCGACTGGTCAGCATACCGATTGCGCGCATCACATTGAGGACCCCGCGTAGCCCGGTGCGGATCGATAACTCGTCAAAACGAAACGATTCACCGGCCTCATACAGCAGCATCGGGATACCGAGATCGGCAATCGCTTCGCGTAAGGAACCATCCCGCGTCTGTGCATCGATCATTACCGGCGCACCGAAGGCGATCGCCATCGCCTCGGTCTCAGGATTATCAAGACCACCCCTGACCTGGGGGAGGTTGAACCGGTCGTTGGATCCAGTGTGGAGATCGATCCCATGCGTACAGTGCGAGAGGATTTCCGTCAACAACAGGCTGGCCAGCCGCGAGGCGAGCGACCCTTTTTCCGACCCGGGGAACGAGCGGTTGAGATCCCTTCGATCCGGCAGATAGCGGCTGCGATGAATAAATCCGAAGCTGTTGACGACGGGAATCACTATCAGTGTCCCGCGCAGGCGATCGATATTTTTACGCTTCAGCAGCCGTCGGATAATCTCGACGCCATTGATTTCATCGCCATGGATGGTCGAGGTGACAAACATTTTCGGACCCGGCTTGCGACCATGAATAACATGGACCGTCAGGGTCATTTCGGTATGGGTGTAGAGCTTGGCCATCGGCAGATCGATGGTTGCACGCTGCCCGGGCCTGATCGTCACACCGCCTATGGTAATCGGTGGTTGCATTCAGCCCTTGCCCCGGGTTCGGGTTTTCCCCGGTTTGCTTTGTTTTTCGATAAACTGAACAATCTGGCCGGCAACGTCCTTGCCGGTTGCCTTTTCGATGCCTTCAAGCCCCGGTGATGAGTTGACCTCCATGACCACCGGGCCATGGTTGGATCGGAGGATATCAACCCCGGCGACGTTGAGACCCATGATTTTAGCGGAGCGCACAGCCGTCGATCGCTCTTCCGGAGTCAGTTTGACCACCGAAGACTGACCGCCCCGGTGCAGGTTGGAGCGAAATTCTCCTTCGGCGCCCTGACGCTTCATTGCCGCCACGACCTTGTCGCCAATGACAAAGCAGCGGATATCGGCTCCGCCGGCTTCCTTGATAAACTCCTGCACCAGGATCTGGGCTTTGAGGCCACGGAAAGCTTCGATGACTGATTCAGCCGCCTTCTTGGTCTCGGCAAGCACCACCCCGATCCCCTGGGTTCCCTCCAGCAGTTTCACCACCAACGGCGCCCCACCGACCAGGGAGATCAGATCCTGGGTATATCTGGTCGTATGGGCAAAGCCGGTCACCGGCAGACCGATCCCCTTGCGCGACAGTAACTGCATGCTCCGCAACTTGTCGCGCGAGCGGCTGATCGCGACCGATTCATTAACACTGTAAACGTTCATCATTTCAAACTGCCGGACAACCGCAGTGCCATAGAAGGTGATTGACGCGCCGATCCGGGGGACAATCGCATCAAAACCGGTCAACTCTTCTCCCTTGTAATGAATGGTCGGCCGCTGCGACGCAATGGTCATGTAGCAGAGCAGAGTGTCGATGACCTTGGCCTCGTGCCCCCTTTGCTCTATCGCCTCGACCAGACGACGGGTTGAGTAAAGTTCCGGGTTCCGGGAGAGAATTCCTATCTTCATTATTTTCCTTTCGAATATGCCTTTCTCAGATCGCGGCCTCCGAGAAAAGATTTCTGCGGGTCGACATTAAAGTTCCCTGCCAGGGCCGTGCGGCCCAGCAACATGCGAAATTTCATGGTGTCGCGATTGGTCAATGTCAATTCGATCGGCCACGACAGATCTCTAAACACGACCTTCTCTTCAATCACATAGCGACGCTCCTGATGTCCGCCGGAATCGGTTACGGTCCGCTGATCTTTGACAATGGACTCGCACACCAGCTCCAGATCATTGTTCTTCTGCAGCGGATGGATGCCGAAACGAACCATGTCAACGCCATCCCTGCTGAACGGTTCGATGAAATAGGCATGCAGGGCAGACGTCCTGGCACCGGTATCGATCTTCGCTTTAATCGCCGGGATATTAAGACCCGGCAAGGCCAGCCACTCTCGCCAGCCGATCAACTCATTCATTATAATCCGCCCATCACCTGCAGAAGACTTAACTAGAGTATTCCATATTTTGTTTGTTTCGCAATGATCACGATTCAGTACATACACCCTATCCTGTTAAAATTACAAATAAAAAACGGCAGAAGTTAACCTTTCAACACCATTTTCAGTCATTGCCATTTTTCCCTCGCAACTTGCGCTGGACCAATCATTTTCAGGGAAACATCCTGATGTTTTTTAATTCCACATTTTAGTGTTGCTAATATGTTGCAAATGCAACATATTAGCTATAATAAATTAAACGAATCAAATAACCTGCTACCTATTTGCGGCGAGTAAAGAATCATGGAATATTGCGAAGCAGTCCTCGACAGTGTTGCTGACGGTGTTTTTACCGTTGATAACGATATGCGCATCACCACTTTTAACCGTGCGGCCCAGGAAATGACCGGATATTCCAAAGAAGAAGCAATCGGTCGATACTGTTTTGAAGTCTTCCGCACGTCAGTCTGCGAAAGCGACTGCCCGGTTCGGCTGGCGATGCTCAACGACGCTCCGGTCACCAACCGGGAGTTTGATATCCTCGATCGGCATGATCAAAAACTGCATGTTTCGGTCAGCGCTTCAGTTTTACGAGATGAGCACGGTAATGCCGTCGGCGGTGTCGAGACATTGCGCGACCTCTCCCTGATTCTGGCCTTGAAGCGGGAAATCAAGGATATGTACTCGTTTCAGGATATGATCAGTCGCAACCATGAAATGCAGCACCTGTTTAATGTCATCCCTGATGTCGCGCTCAGTGACGCAACCATCCTGATTCAGGGCGCAAGCGGAACCGGCAAGGAACTCATTGCCCGTGCTATTCATGACCTGAGCGGGCGCAAGGACGGTCCGATGGTCACGGTCAACTGCGGAGCCCTGCCGGAACCTTTACTCGAAGCCGAGATATTCGGCGCCAAGCGTGGCGCCTACACCGGCGCCATGGAGAACCGCCCGGGCCGCCTTGAAATGGCTCAGGGAGGCACGCTCTTTCTTGATGAAATCGGCGACCTGCCGCTGCCGCTCCAGGTCAAACTACTGCGCGTGCTTGAAAACCGCGAATACCAACCCCTCGGCGCCAAGCATCCGCAGAAGGCCGATGTTCGATTTCTCACCGCAACTCACCGCAACATTGTCGATATGGTTGAAGAAGGAACATTCCGGCGTGACCTCTTTTTCCGTATTAATGTTGTTTCTCTCGAGGTACCGTCGCTCAACAGCCGGCCGGAAGATATACCGCTGCTCCTCGATTTTGCCCTCGATAAGTTCAACCAGAAGTACGGCAAACGGATCCGCGGATTCTCCCCCGAAGCGATGCAGGTCATGCTCGAACACGACTACCCCGGGAATGTCCGTGAACTCCTTAATCTGGTCGAGCAGGTTGTCATTCTCTGCCACAGCGGCGAAATCGAGCTCGAACAGCTCCCGGCATCCCTCACCATGAGTCGACGCGACAAGGATGTTGCAACCCGATCAAGACGGCGCCCCAACAAGGAAACATTGCTTCGCATCCTTGAAAAACATAACGGCAACAGGACCGAGGTTGCCGAAGAATTCAATGTTGACCGCACAACCCTCTGGCGCTGGATGA
Proteins encoded:
- a CDS encoding DUF1049 domain-containing protein gives rise to the protein MKLKLISIVLSVILISLFALQNIEQVEVTFLFWGFTLPRSLLMLTLFCLGILCGISISTIAGHKKRR
- a CDS encoding succinylglutamate desuccinylase, with the translated sequence MQPPITIGGVTIRPGQRATIDLPMAKLYTHTEMTLTVHVIHGRKPGPKMFVTSTIHGDEINGVEIIRRLLKRKNIDRLRGTLIVIPVVNSFGFIHRSRYLPDRRDLNRSFPGSEKGSLASRLASLLLTEILSHCTHGIDLHTGSNDRFNLPQVRGGLDNPETEAMAIAFGAPVMIDAQTRDGSLREAIADLGIPMLLYEAGESFRFDELSIRTGLRGVLNVMRAIGMLTSRPSRISHSIFKSSASKWVRAPISGMQIKSTVVGRHVNKGDDLGVVSDPFGEKEKKVTAPVSGLVVGRLIQPLVYQGDALYHIAMLEGDPDAEQVVEDLKSDLGPEDFWPQLK
- a CDS encoding 30S ribosomal protein S6--L-glutamate ligase; amino-acid sequence: MKIGILSRNPELYSTRRLVEAIEQRGHEAKVIDTLLCYMTIASQRPTIHYKGEELTGFDAIVPRIGASITFYGTAVVRQFEMMNVYSVNESVAISRSRDKLRSMQLLSRKGIGLPVTGFAHTTRYTQDLISLVGGAPLVVKLLEGTQGIGVVLAETKKAAESVIEAFRGLKAQILVQEFIKEAGGADIRCFVIGDKVVAAMKRQGAEGEFRSNLHRGGQSSVVKLTPEERSTAVRSAKIMGLNVAGVDILRSNHGPVVMEVNSSPGLEGIEKATGKDVAGQIVQFIEKQSKPGKTRTRGKG
- a CDS encoding ATP-dependent zinc protease, which gives rise to MNELIGWREWLALPGLNIPAIKAKIDTGARTSALHAYFIEPFSRDGVDMVRFGIHPLQKNNDLELVCESIVKDQRTVTDSGGHQERRYVIEEKVVFRDLSWPIELTLTNRDTMKFRMLLGRTALAGNFNVDPQKSFLGGRDLRKAYSKGK
- a CDS encoding Fis family transcriptional regulator — translated: MEYCEAVLDSVADGVFTVDNDMRITTFNRAAQEMTGYSKEEAIGRYCFEVFRTSVCESDCPVRLAMLNDAPVTNREFDILDRHDQKLHVSVSASVLRDEHGNAVGGVETLRDLSLILALKREIKDMYSFQDMISRNHEMQHLFNVIPDVALSDATILIQGASGTGKELIARAIHDLSGRKDGPMVTVNCGALPEPLLEAEIFGAKRGAYTGAMENRPGRLEMAQGGTLFLDEIGDLPLPLQVKLLRVLENREYQPLGAKHPQKADVRFLTATHRNIVDMVEEGTFRRDLFFRINVVSLEVPSLNSRPEDIPLLLDFALDKFNQKYGKRIRGFSPEAMQVMLEHDYPGNVRELLNLVEQVVILCHSGEIELEQLPASLTMSRRDKDVATRSRRRPNKETLLRILEKHNGNRTEVAEEFNVDRTTLWRWMKRFDLT